GACCGCCGTCCTGGACGACCTCGAGACGGAGCTCGTCGCCGAGTTCGACCCGGACGTCCTGCTCGACTGGCGTGCACGCCGCCCGGTGATCACCTTCGAGCACGACCACATCGCCGCCGTCGAGCCCCCGCGGCTCCGGCTGCACCTCGTGCGCGACGAGATCGGCCAGCCGTTCCTCTTCCTCTCCGGGTACGAGCCGGACTTCCAGTGGAACCGGTTCGTCCGCGCGGTCACCGACCTCGCCGCCCAGCTCCGGGTCGCCGACACCACCTGGGTCCAGTCGATCCCGATGCCCGTCCCGCACACGCGCCCGATCAGCCTCACCGTCTCCGGCACGCGCGCCGACCTCGTCGAGCAGATGAGCGTCTGGAAGCCCGAGACCCAGGCGCCCGCGAACGTCCTGCACCTCGTCGAGCACCGGCTGTCCGAGCTCGGCGAACAGGTCACCGGACTCGTCCTGCTCGTCCCGCA
The sequence above is a segment of the Curtobacterium sp. BH-2-1-1 genome. Coding sequences within it:
- a CDS encoding proteasome assembly chaperone family protein codes for the protein MGTVNHPEELYTFAEDAPSVPEGLHLVAGLTGFADAGSAVAQVTTAVLDDLETELVAEFDPDVLLDWRARRPVITFEHDHIAAVEPPRLRLHLVRDEIGQPFLFLSGYEPDFQWNRFVRAVTDLAAQLRVADTTWVQSIPMPVPHTRPISLTVSGTRADLVEQMSVWKPETQAPANVLHLVEHRLSELGEQVTGLVLLVPHYLSDTEFPDAAVAALSGISAATGLIFPSDELREEGREFRTRVDEQVAGNEELQRLVGVLEERHDTYMEGNPIASPLTGVDGQVPTADAIAAELERFLADRRTDGDASGD